The following coding sequences lie in one Spinacia oleracea cultivar Varoflay chromosome 1, BTI_SOV_V1, whole genome shotgun sequence genomic window:
- the LOC130462632 gene encoding uncharacterized protein yields MEEDVNPNIVPFSYYEVKEMSGVNAKVFDEFQEKGAAVMFNEDKPQIFKDAHYDNVFYETKNISAPSILIGKLVLKEEAHRVPGTQKQLPAQNWASPTFPSGAKKRQRHLGLFHCRSYEVNGDLEFHDSTWLQKRRNIQYQEKKGVISIMLGKNSSQRRSNKRVVYQGQPYCIGKKARIWKIIDPMYHDFGKTFNSKDEEKMWRKAMLIASDRNDSGLVAGPSQPPVAGNEVSDLGSGASYMQKVATCQDQAHVQFLYWSQRMKEGWVAKGDCPSKILYSRVKKRRCGLTNMTGELKQGQEEIESIVVSNLKEVFLSDNLPLPSQDIDQVLREIDLPQLSYAESTNLVRPFTSQEIRAAMFTMPTDKSSGPDGVSVEFFKHNWERVGSSVVDIIQHFISTGFMLKEWNRTLLVMIPKISSPEEFSHLRPISLCNTIHKCASKCLANRLKMVLPSFIQDEQHAFIPGRYMSDNILLSHELLSFINSRTRTGLNLVVVKIDMSKAYDRVHWGFLLKVLQAYGFPPHWLHLIQQCISTTSFKVLLNRKTTSSFRPNCGLRQGDPLSPYLFLFCMDILGRMLTLGRDIKQFQGITPVRRGPCLSHLFFADDAMIFFKATTEGCVNIKGIMSRFCAISGQQLNLQKSYIKFIPNTTIENQQSLRDILRMQQVTQFQVHLGVPIDIVGKKSTRFHFLIDKVAALLISWNMISLSQQQKLILINSVVISTIPHILNCLEIPIVIANKIDSMVAAFFWEKQGTKGMHWPGEFIITPNYYCPKVYHAKGRSSLSTGAQSSVRGHISWGFREIRKAENLLLRGCCWKTGTGTKVVAGRDKWVDGRVRVFSSDVHLDEARSWKVCDFILQGPMRWNAEKLRHSFEWKDGQDILSMELPDEDDDDHLQWSGQKSGQFTVKSGYAFICGLEDVELPRDTSDLAKEFFKTLWSLNIPPKWKLFL; encoded by the exons ATGGAAGAGGATGTAAATCCAAATATAGTTCCATTTTCTTATTATGAAGTCAAGGAGATGTCGGGAGTGAATGCCAAGGTGTTTGATGAGTTTCAAGAAAAGGGTGCTGCAGTGATGTTTAATGAAGACAAACCACAAATTTTCAAAGACGCCCACTATGATAACGTTTTCTatgaaacaaaaaatataaGTGCACCTTCAATTTTAATAGGAAAGCTTGTACTCAAAGAGGAGGCTCACAGGGTACCAGGAACTCAAAAACAGTTGCCTGCTCAGAATTGGGCTTCACCAACATTTCCATCAGGGGCAAAGAAGAGACAAAGGCATTTGGGTTTGTTTCATTGTCGATCTTATGAGGTCAATGGAGACCTTGAGTTTCATGATTCAACTTGGCTACAAAAAAGAAGAAACATACAATATCAGGAAAAGAAAGGGGTTATTTCTATCATGTTAGGGAAGAATAGTTCACAAAGAAGATCTAATAAGAGAGTAGTATACCAGGGTCAACCATACTGTATAGGAAAAAAGGCAAGAATATGGAAGATTATTGATCCAATGTATCATGATTTTGGGAAAACTTTCAACAGTAAAGATGAAGAGAAGATGTGGAGGAAGGCCATGCTTATAGCGTCTGATAGAAATGATTCTGGTTTGGTGGCTGGCCCTTCACAGCCCCCAG TTGCTGGTAATGAAGTCTCAGACTTGGGTTCGGGTGCTTCTTATATGCAGAAAGTGGCCACTTGTCAAGATCAAGCTCATGTTCAATTCCTTTATTGGTCACAACGAATGAAAGAAGGTTGGGTTGCTAAAGGTGATTGTCCGTCAAAGATTCTTTACTCAAGAGTTAAAAAAAGGAGATGTGGTTTGACGAATATGACGGGAGAATTAAAACAGGGCCAGGAGGAGATTGAAAGCATAGTAGTGTCAAATCTAAAAGAGGTTTTTTTATCTGATAACCTACCTTTACCATCCCAGGATATTGACCAGGTTCTTCGAGAAATAGATTTACCTCAACTTAGCTATGCTGAAAGCACGAATTTAGTGCGGCCTTTTACATCTCAGGAAATTCGAGCGGCAATGTTCACAATGCCCACAGATAAATCTTCTGGGCCTGATGGTGTTTCTGTAGAATTTTTTAAACACAACTGGGAGAGGGTGGGTTCCTCGGTTGTAGACATCATTCAACATTTCATATCTACGGGATTCATGCTGAAAGAATGGAATAGAACATTACTTGTAATGATTCCTAAAATTTCTTCTCCTGAAGAGTTTAGTCACCTGAGGCCAATAAGTTTGTGCAACACAATCCACAAGTGTGCCTCCAAGTGTTTGGCAAATCGCTTAAAGATGGTCCTTCCATCTTTTATTCAAGATGAACAACATGCTTTTATTCCTGGAAGGTACATGTCGGATAACATTCTCTTAAGTCATGAGTTGTTGTCCTTTATTAATAGCAGGACTAGAACAGGACTAAATTTGGTTGTGGTCAAGATTGATATGAGCAAAGCTTATGACCGCGTTCACTGGGGATTTTTGTTAAAGGTTTTACAAGCTTACGGGTTTCCGCCACACTGGTTACACTTGATTCAGCAATGCATTTCTACAACTTCTTTTAAAGTTTTACTGAATAGAAAAACTACTTCGTCTTTTCGGCCAAACTGTGGTCTCAGGCAGGGTGACCCTTTATCCCCATATTTGTTTCTGTTTTGTATGGACATTTTAGGGAGAATGCTTACTTTAGGAAGGGACATTAAACAATTCCAGGGTATTACTCCAGTTCGGCGAGGACCTTGTCTTTCACATTTATTCTTTGCTGATGATGCAATGATTTTCTTTAAAGCCACCACAGAGGGGTGTGTCAACATAAAAGGTATTATGAGCCGTTTCTGTGCTATTTCTGGACAACAACTTAATTTGCAGAAATCCTATATAAAGTTCATCCCAAATACAACGATCGAGAATCAACAATCGCTGAGGGATATTCTTCGTATGCAACAAGTAACTCAATTTCAGGTACATCTAGGGGTTCCGATAGATATTGTGGGGAAAAAGTCTACACGTTTTCATTTTCTTATTGATAAAGTAGCCGCCCTTCTCATATCCTGGAATATGATCTCTCTATCTCAACAACAAAAACTTATTTTGATTAATTCGGTGGTTATTTCTACAATCCCTCACATTCTGAACTGCTTGGAAATCCCAATTGTTATAGCAAACAAGATAGATTCAATGGTTGCTGCTTTCTTTTGGGAGAAGCAAGGAACCAAAGGAATGCACTGG CCTGGAGAATTCATCATAACCCCCAATTATTATTGTCCAAAAGTGTACCATGCTAAAGGAAGGTCATCTTTATCTACTGGAGCACAAAGTTCAGTTAGAGGCCACATTTCCTGGGGGTTCAGAGAAATAAGAAAAGCCGAGAATCTTCTACTGCGTGGGTGTTGTTGGAAAACAGGGACGGGAACAAAGGTAGTGGCAGGAAGAGATAAATGGGTAGATGGTCGGGTGCGAGTGTTCTCTTCTGATGTTCATCTTGATGAGGCTAGATCTTGGAAAGTGTGTGATTTTATACTCCAAGGGCCAATGCGTTGGAATGCTGAAAAGCTAAGACATAGTTTTGAGTGGAAAGATGGCCAAGATATTTTATCAATGGAGTTGccagatgaagatgatgatgatcatCTTCAGTGGTCCGGGCAAAAATCCGGGCAATTTACAGTTAAGTCAGGATACGCTTTCATATGTGGTTTGGAGGATGTTGAGCTTCCTCGTGATACCAGTGACCTTGCAAAGGAATTTTTTAAAACTTTATGGTCTCTTAACATTCCTCCTAAGTGGAAACTCTTCTTATGA
- the LOC130462635 gene encoding uncharacterized protein, with product MNPNYSWPSYRSGVLVDFPDNFHMEKIDWDKEVIGKFYGDNPPSFLMVQRIVDTRWLKRDNITVHKTGLFFVFVCSHLRDIEALLEQRTSVIDGRIVSFLRGSRGTILPDLDFESAQLWIRIVGLPLGMLYPEWALECLRHVGNVDYFHVEGHGLPPEPEFRACVTLNLEKPLIPGCYVPTGDGQVENIKDGGQGEVDDNGGGGGNNNGGGNVGDDGGEGDGNGGGNNAGTYQNWFIPNVGGCLDESENVNSNKSSGNGGGNISNGYINNTNNGKDDNAKDEVLGSDFFATTSQSSIEKVRWRKFEAITM from the exons ATGAATCCAAATTATTCCTGGCCCTCTTATAGATCGGGTGTTCTTGTTGACTTTCCCGATAATTTTCATATGGAAAAAATAGATTGGGATAAAGAAGTTATTGGGAAGTTTTATGGCGACAATCCTCCTTCTTTCTTGATGGTTCAACGGATAGTTGATACAAGATGGCTTAAACGAGATAATATAACAGTTCATAAAACAGGGCTTTTCTTTGTGTTTGTGTGCTCCCATTTGCGGGATATTGAAGCTTTACTGGAGCAACGCACATCAGTTATTGATGGTAGAATTGTGTCATTTCTCCGTGGAAGTCGGGGAACAATTTTACCTGATCTAGACTTCGAATCTGCTCAGTTATGGATCCGAATTGTAGGCCTTCCACTGGGTATGCTCTACCCAGAATGGGCGTTAGAGTGTTTGCGTCATGTGGGTAATGTAGATTATTTTCATGTGGAAGGGCATGGTTTGCCACCGGAACCAGAATTCAGGGCTTGTGTTACTCTTAACCTTGAGAAGCCACTAATTCCAGGCTGCTATGTGCCGACAGGGGATGGACAAGTG GAAAATATTAAAGATGGTGGTCAAGGAGAGGTGGATGATAATGGAGGTGGAGGAGGAAACAATAATGGAGGCGGGAATGTAGGCGATGATGGAGGGGAAGGAGATGGTAATGGAGGTGGGAATAATGCAGGGACCTATCAAAATTGGTTCATTCCTAATGTTGGGGGATGTCTTGATGAAAGTGAGAATGTAAATTCAAATAAGAGCAGTGGTAATGGAGGGGGTAATATATCAAATGGGTATATCAATAATACGAATAATGGTAAAGATGATAATGCTAAGGATGAGGTGTTGGGGTCAGATTTCTTTGCCACTACATCGCAAAGCTCAATTGAAAAGGTTAGGTGGAGGAAGTTCGAAGCAATAACAATGTAA